TTCGGGCAAGGACTGGCCGCCCGCATGGCAATCGCTGACCCTGATGTTCCAGCTCGAAGTGGCCGAGCGGATCGTGGCGGGCACCGACAGCGACGCCTTCGGGCGCCTCGCCGTCCTCGCCCAGTGGCGCGCTTGCCCACGCATCGCGATGAAGGTTCACCGCAGCGCCTTCACGCCCCCGCCCAAGGTCATGTCCGCCATCGTCCACGTCACGCCAGCGGCCATGCCCGAAGGGGTCGTGCCGCGCATGCTCGAACGCGTGACCGAAGCCGCCTTTGGCCAGCGCCGCAAGATGCTGCGCCAGTCGCTCAAGGGCCTGCCCGGCGCGCTCGATGCGCTCGAGAAGCTCGGCATCGACGCCCAGCGCCGTGCCGAAACCCTCACTGTCGCCGATTTCGTGGCTATCGCGCGGGTGCTTTCGCCCCCCGCCTGAACAGGTTTCCGGCGGGGCCTGCGCGAGGCCCCGCCCAAAACATCAGGCCTTCTTCTGCTTGCTGAACAGCACGCGGTCTTCCGGGCCAAAGCCCATGCGCCAGATCACCAGGAAATAGACGCCAAGGATCGCCGCCACGCCGAACGAGAGTTCGACCCATTCGGGCACATAGCGCGCCAGAATGCCCACGATCACCGCAGGGACAGCCGCCCAGACCAGCGCCCAGCGCCACGTGCTCACCCCATGGCCCAGCAGGCGACCGAGCAGGCGCCCCTTGAGCACCGAAGTCAGCCCCAGCGATACCGTCAACGCCGTCGCCGCACCCAGCGTCTCATAAGCCTCGCCCCAGCCCATCTCGCGCGCGAGCAGGATGAAGGCGACCGTCAGCAGCCCCTGAAGGCCCAGCATCGCCAGCCCGATCCACAAGTTGCGCATGCGCGCCATGTAGATCAGCGCCGCCTCGCTCACCACGGCGGGCGAAGCGACCACTTCGCCGGCCAGCAGCATCGCCAGCGCGCCCGTGCCCATCACGAAATTGGGGCCGAACACCCCGATCACCCCGCGCGCGGGCATGCCCAGCGCCAGCGCGATGCCCGCCTGTGCGGCCACGATCCAGAAGCCCACCTGGCTGACCTGCCGGGCAATCGCGCCCAGGTTGTTCTCGCGCAAGTTGCGGGTGATCACCGGGCCCAGCACCGGCTCGAAGCTGGTCTTGAGCTTCTGGGGCAGCGTGGCGATCTGCTGGGCGACGAAATAGACGCCCACTGCCGCTGCCGGCGCAAACGTGCCGAGAATGAACAGGTCGAGCTTGCGCGTGCCCCACTCGATGGCATCGGCCCCGGCCAGCGGCAGGTTGTGCCAGGCCAGGCGGAACAGTTCGCCCGGACGCGGCTGCCAGTGACGGGGCAGGCGATAGCTCTTGTAGAGCGCGAGAAACGCGGTGACCATCGCGGCCAGCGTCGAGAGCCCGTAGGACAGGATCAACCCGCTGTTCAAAAAGGGCTTCCACCACAGCCCGCCCAGCCAGAACACCCCGGCCGCAATCGAGAGCGTCCATGGCTCGACCACCGCGCGCGCGCGCACCGTGGCGGCCACATCGAACCGGTAGGCGAGCGCGGCCAGCGCCACCTCGCACAGCGCCAGCGGCAGGATCGCGAGCGGCAGCAGCAGCCGCTCGATCCCGGTGTAATACCCGCTCGGGAACATCGCGACCGGGACCAGCCAGAGCAGCACCACGAACAGCGCCGAGACACAGACCGAAAGCAGCAGCGCGTCGGCCACCACGCTCGATGCATGGCCCTCTTCCTTGGCCAGTTGCTGGGCGAGCCCGCGCTTCTGGCCCAGCGTGGCGAGTTGCGCGGCCAGTTCGACCGCAATCGTCGCCGAGGCAAACCGACCGACGTTTTCCGCGCCATAAAGGCGCCCGGCAATGAACAGGAACGGGATACGCGCGACGAGGCGGATCACGAAGCCCAGGAAATTGGTGCGTCCGCCCTTGGCAAGCGCGGCAATGTCGGCGTTCTCGGCCTTCGTGCTGGTCGCGGTAGAGGAAACGGTCATGTCAGGTACGCGGCCCTTCGGCGCGAAGGGGGCGGGCCAGCAGGCTGGCGACAACATCGCGCGCCGGAGCGCGCCCTTCGATCAAGGTGACGACCGCTTCAACCAGCGGCATGGCAATTTCCTTCCGGCGGGCCAGATCGGCCAGGACAGGGGCGGTGAACGCCCCTTCGGCGACCGTCGCACGGCCACTCAGGGCTTGGGCTGCGCTCTGGCCTTCGCCCAGCGCCTTGCCCAGTGAAAAGTTGCGGCTCGACACCGACGAACAGGTCAGGACCAGATCACCCAGCCCCGATAGCCCCGAGAGCGTCTCGGCCTGCGCGCCCAGCGCCAGCCCGAACCGCTGCATTTCGGCAAAGCCCCGGCTGATCAGCGCCGCGCGCGCGTTCTGCCCCAGCCCCAGCCCCTCGACCACGCCGCAGGCAATCGCCAGCACGTTCTTGACCGCGCCACCGATCTCCGCACCGGTCACGTCCGCCGAGAAATAGGGCCGGAACGTGGGCCGCGCGATGGCCGGGGCCAGCCTGTCCCACTGCGCCTGCCCGCCCGAACAGGCCAGCGTCACTGCCGTCGGCAGCCCGGCAGCCACTTCATGGGCAAACGTCGGCCCCGAAAGCACCGCGATCTGCGCAAGGGGCGCGGCCTGCGCGGCCACTTCGCCCATCAGCCGCCCGGTCCCCGCCTCGATCCCCTTGGCACAGAGCACCAGATCGCCCGCAAACTGGCCGATCCCGGCCATGACCGGCCCGAGGAACTGCGCCGGGGTCACCCACAGCAGCACCGGCAGCGCGGCCATGGCGGCCAGATCGCTCGTCGCGGTGATCGTCGGGGCGAGCTGCGCCGAAGGCAGGTAGACCGGGTTGCAATGCTGCGTGTTGATCGTCTCGACCAGCGCGGCCTCGCGCGCCCAGAGGCGCACCGCGCGCCCGTCGCTCGCCAGCATCTGCGCCAGCGCCGTGCCCCAGGCCCCGGCCCCCACGACACCGATACCGGGCCCGCTGGAGGTCTCTTGTCCGCTCACGCCTTCACCCCCGCCCCGCGCACGGGCGCGGCCTGATCATCGAGCGGCCAGCGCGGCCGCGCGGGCAGGTCGAGCGGATCGGTAAACCCGGCGGCAAAGCGTTCGGCCCCGGCCCAGCCGATCATCGCGGCATTGTCGGTGCACAGCTTCACCGGCGGCGCGACCAGCCGCAAGCCCGCCTCGCCCGCCAGCGCTTCGAGCGCGCCGCGCAAGCTGGCATTGGCCGCCACCCCGCCCGCCACGACCAGCGCGGTCATGCCCGGCGCACAGGTTGCCAGCGCCCCGCGCGTGCGGTCGATCACGCAATCGATCGCCGCCTGCTGGAACGAGGCGGCCAGATCGGCTGGCGTATGCAGCCCCGAATCGCGCGCACGGACAACCGCGCTTTTGAGCCCCGCGAACGAGAAATGCGGCTCCCCGCTGCCCACCAGCGGACGGGGCAGGCGCACGACACGCGGGTTGCCCTCGCGCGCCAGCCGCTCGACCGCCGGGCCGCCCGGATAGCCCAGCCCCAGCACTTTGGCGGTCTTGTCGAAAGCCTCGCCCAGCGCGTCGTCGATGGTCGTCGCCAGACGGCGATAGCGCCCCAGCCCCTGCACTTCGAGAATCTGGCAATGCCCGCCCGAAACCAGCAGCAGGCAATAGGGATAGGCCAGCGAAGGATCGGCCAGACGCGGCGAGAGCGCATGGCCTTCGAGATGGTTGACCCCGATCAGCGGCTTGTTCGCGGCCATCGCCAGCGCCTTGCCCGTCACCAGCCCGACCATGACCCCGCCGATCAGCCCCGGCCCGGCGGTCGCGGCAATCGCATCCATATCGGCAAGGCCCAGCCCGGCATCGGCCAGCGTAGCGGCCACCATCGGGGCGATCACATCGGCATGGGCGCGCGCGGCAATTTCGGGAACGACCCCGCCATAGGGACGATGCGCCTCGTCCTGCGAGGCGATGCGCTGGGCGACGATACGTGTGTCGAGCGTCGTCGCGTCGCCGTCGATGACGGCAACGGCGGTTTCGTCACACGAGGATTCTATGCCAAGGATGAGAGCCATGCGGAGCTTCCCCTTAGAGATAATCCCGGTTACGGCAACCCACGCATGAACACCTCGCCGCACACGCCCGCTCAAACCCCCGGCCAGCATCCTGTTCCGCAACCGGATCGCCCCCAGCCGGATCGCCCTCTCCGTCTGGGCACCCGCCGCTCGCCGCTGGCCATGGCCCAGGCCGAAGAAACCCGCGCGCGCCTGTGCGCCGCGATGGGCTGGAGCGAGAGCGCGGTCGAACTGTGCCCGCAAGTGGCCAGCGGCGACCGCATCCAGGACCGCCCGCTTGCCGAAATCGGCGGCAAGGCGCTGTGGACCAAGGAACTCGACGCCGCGCTGCTCCATGGCGAAATCGACTTTGCCGTCCATTCGATGAAGGATGTCGAGACGATCCGCCCCGAGGAAATCGCGATTGCCGCCGTGCTGCCGCGCGCCGATGTGCGCGACGTGCTGGTCGGCGCGGCCAGCATTGCCGCGATTCCGCAAGGTGCGCGCGTGGGGACGAGCGCCCCGCGCCGCGCCGCGCAGATGCTCCATGCCCGGCCCGATGTCACGGTCGTCTCGTTTCGCGGCAATGTCGCCACGCGGCTGGCCAAGCTTCAGGCGGATGAGGCCGACGTGACCCTGCTCGCCGCCGCAGGCCTTGCCCGCCTTGGCGAAACCGGCGTGGGCCATGTGCTCGAAGCCGAAGACTGGCTGCCCGCCCCCGCGCAAGGGGCCATCGGTATCGAGTGCCTGGCCGGGCGCGCCGATATCCGCGCCCTGCTCGCCATGATCGACGATGCCCCCACCCATGCCGCGATCCGCGCCGAACGCGCGCTTCTGCTGGGCCTTGGCGGCACCTGCCACAGCCCGATTGCCGTGCTCACCCGCGCGGAAGGGGCCGACCTCGTGCTGCGCGCCGCACTGTTCAGCCCCGATGGCACCTTGCGGATCGAGGACAGCGCGCGCTTTGCCGCCGACGACGAGGCCGCCCCCCAGGCCCTCGCCCACCGCCTGCTCGAAGCCGCCCCCGAGGGCATCCGCGCCTTCTTCCACGGACCGCAGGCCTGAACCCGAACCGAAAGCCCCCTTCCATCCGTCCGCTGCTGATCCTGCGGCCCGAACCGGGCAATGGCCAGACCCTCGCCGCCGCGCGCGCGCTGGGGATCGCGGCCATCGGCGCGCCGCTTTTCGCGGTCGAGCCGACCGACTGGACCGTGCCCGATCCGGCCCGGTTCGCAGGCATCCTCGCGGGCAGCGCCAACCTCTTCCGCCATGGCGGGCCGGGCCTTGCCCCCTTGCAGACCCTGCCCGTCCATGCCGTGGGCGAACAGACCGCGCAGGCCGCGCGCGCGGCGGGCTTTGCCGTGGCCAGCGTGGGCGAAGGCGGGCTGCAATCGGTTGCGTCCACCCTCGCGCCGGGGCGCTACCTGCGGCTTTCGGGCGCCGATCCGGTCGCGCTGACCCTGCCCGAGGGCATCCACGTCGAAACGGTCAGGCTCTATGCGGCAAAGGCCCTGCCGCTCTCGCCCGCCGCGCAGGACGTGCTGCGCGCCCCTTGCGTCGTCGCGCTCCATTCGGGCGAGGCCGTGCGCCATCTGGCCGCCGAATGCGCGCGCCTGAACCTTCCGCGCGGCGCCATTCGACTCGCCTGTCTGGCCCCGCGCATCGCCGAAATTGCCGGGCCGGGCTGGGAAACGGTTGAAATTTCTGCAATGCGAAACGATCAACCATTGCTGGCGCTGGCCCGGCAAATGTGCAAGAACCCGTGACTTCGGGGTCACAGGCAAGCGAAAACAAGGATGCAGGACAGGTCTTCAGGACAGGAAACGCCGCGCGGATCGCGCGGACGTCGGCTGACGGCAGGTCTCGCGCTGCTCCTCGTGCTGGGCGGTGGCACGTCTGCCGCATGGTGGGCCAGCCACCACGGCTGGCTGACCATGCCCGTCATGATCGGGAGCGGGAGCGGCACCCCGGCTGACGACACCGCCTCGCAGGCCGCCGCCGCCGCGGTTGCCGTCGCCGCCAACAGCGCCGCAAGCGATGCCGCGCTTGCCGCCACCTCGGCCAAAGTCTCCGCGCTCGAACAGCGCCTCGCCGAACTCAACCAGCAGGCCAATGCCGCCTCGGGCCAGGCCACCCGCGCCGAAGCTCTTTTGCTGGCCTTCGCCGCCCGCCGCGCCATCGAACGCGGCCAGCCGCTGGGCATCCTCGAAAACCAGCTCCGCGTGCGCTTCGGCGCCGACCAGCCCGGCGCGGTCGACCGCGTGATCACCGCCGCCGCCCACCCCGTCACCCTCGGCTCGCTGGCCGAGGAATTCGCCGCCCTCGAACCGCGCCTCACCGGCGCCAGCCGCGAAGGCGGCACCTGGACGTGGATCTCGGCGCAAGTTTCCTCGCTGTTCGTCATCCGCCACGACGAAGGCCCCGATGCCACCCCCGCCAGCCGCCGCGACCACGCCCGCCTCGCGCTGGCCGGTGGCCGCGTCGATGCCGCGATCAGCGATGTCGAACACATGCCCGGCAAGGATGCCGCGACCGAGTGGCTCGCCCACGCCCGCGACTGGGTTTCGGCCCAACACGCGCTCGACCAGCTCGAAACCGCCGCCCTGCTCCTGCCCGGCCCGGAACAGCGCCAAGCCCAGCAGCCCCAGCCTGCCCCCAGCCCCGCGCCCGAGGCGGAGGCCACACCGGGCCCGGTTGCCTGACGGCAATTTACCAAAGAAAAAAGGTAAAGCAGGGGCCATCGCCCCTGCACCCCATTAGTTTGGCGAACACAGCGCTTGCTGTCCGGCACCAGTTTCCGGGGGCGCGGGGGCCACAAGCCCCCGCTTCATTCCTTTTTTCTTCAGAGCACCAGCGCCGCCGTCAGGTCGCCCGGTGCCGGGCCTCCGGCGGCCAGCATCGCCTTGTCGCGTTCGACCAGCCCCGGCAGGGTCTTGAGGCCGAAGCGGCGGATCAGGAAGCGTGCGATCGAGCCGGTGTCGTAGATCGTGTGGTCAACATGGCCCTTCTTCGCATGGGGCGAGACGATCAGCGCGGGAATGCGCGTGCCCGGCCCCCAGCGGTCGCCCTTGGGCGGGGCCACATGGTCCCACCAGCCGCCGTTCTCGTCGAAGGTGATGATCACCAGCATCTTGTCCCACTGGGGCGAGGTGCGCAGCACGTCGATGACCCCGGTGATGTGGCGGTCCCCGGCATCCACGTCGGAATAGCCCGCGTGCATGTTGAGATCGCCCTGCGGCTTGTAGAAGGTGACCGGGGGCAGCTTGCCCGCCTTCGCATCGGCCAGAAAGTGATTGGTGCGCGCCGTCTCGCCCAGCCCGCCGTCGCGCAGGCGCCGCTCGCGCGCGGGGGTGCCGGGGGCGAGATTGGCGAAATAGTTGAGCGGCTGGTGGTGCGGCTGGAAATTGGGCCGCGAGGGGAAGCTGGCGCTGTTGGCGCGGCCCGCCATGGCCTCGGCCCAGCCGCCCGCATACCACGCCCAGTCGACCCCGGCCTCGTCCAGCCGGTCGCCGATATGGGCGTGGCTCTGGGGCGGCAGGGTCTGCGACGTTACCAGCGCCATGCCCGGCTTGTCCGGGTCGGCCTGATAGGTCGGCAGGTAGGGCGGCAGCATGGTGTTGACCGCGCGGTGATCGGGGGTGAGCGAGTCGGGCACGAACCGCACCGGGCCGTCCATCGCGCTCGCCTTGGTGCCTGCGCGCAGCAGCGGGCGCGGCGGATCGGAATAGGCCGGGTCGAGCTTGACCACGCGATCCTTGGCCGGGCTCTTGTCGGCATCGGGATAGAACGGCGGGGTCGCGGCCACCAGATACTGGTGGTTGACGAACGAGCCTCCGAACGCGCCCATGAAGAAGGCGTCGCACAGCGTGAACTCGCGCGCGACGTTCCACAGCCGCAAGTTCGCGCGCCCGTCGCCATAATAGCCCATGACCAGCGCGCCGCTGTCGCCCCAGGCCACGAAGCCGTCGTTGCGCCCGCCGTTGATCTGCAACTGGTTGTTGTAGAAACTGTGGATCAGGTCGCGCGTGATCACCCCGTGGGGCAGCGGATCACCCGCCGGGGTCGCAAGCGCATAGGGCGCGTTGGGGCGCTCGGGCAGGTCGGCCTCGGTGATCAGGAACTCGGTATGTTCGACGACCTGCCTGTCGGGCACCATGCCTTCCCAGACACGCGGCAGGCGGTCGAGCACGCGCCCGTCACGGTCGCGCTGGAGCGCGCGCTCGGGCGGCAGCTTGGCGAGCGGCTGGGCAAGGCCGGGGAAATCGGCGAACAGGTTGTTGAAGCTGCGGTTTTCCGCATAGATCACGACAACGGTATCGATTTTGGCGCGCAAGGCGTCATCGATTGCAGCGCGGCTTTCCCCCGCCGCGCGCGCGGCAGCCGGGCTGGCCTCGACACCAGCCGCAGCGCCCGCCACCGCCAGCCCCGCCAGCAGGCTGCGGCGATCAAGGGCGGGACCGGCCAGAGCAGGGGCTTTGGGGTCGGTGGGGTCACTCATGATGGGGGGCTCCGTGGAACAAGATTCAAAAGGGGCAGGCAAAAGGCGATTCGGCCCGCCCCTAGCGGACCTCCTGCCCTCCTTTGATGACATGATCGACATGTTCGAGAATGGAAATATCGGCCAGCGGATCGCCGCTGACGGCGATCATGTCGGCAAAATGGCCGGGGCTGAGCGCGCCGACGTCATGGCTCCAGCCCAGAAGTTCGGCCGAAACGGTGGTGGCCG
The genomic region above belongs to Novosphingobium sp. IK01 and contains:
- the tsaD gene encoding tRNA (adenosine(37)-N6)-threonylcarbamoyltransferase complex transferase subunit TsaD; the protein is MALILGIESSCDETAVAVIDGDATTLDTRIVAQRIASQDEAHRPYGGVVPEIAARAHADVIAPMVAATLADAGLGLADMDAIAATAGPGLIGGVMVGLVTGKALAMAANKPLIGVNHLEGHALSPRLADPSLAYPYCLLLVSGGHCQILEVQGLGRYRRLATTIDDALGEAFDKTAKVLGLGYPGGPAVERLAREGNPRVVRLPRPLVGSGEPHFSFAGLKSAVVRARDSGLHTPADLAASFQQAAIDCVIDRTRGALATCAPGMTALVVAGGVAANASLRGALEALAGEAGLRLVAPPVKLCTDNAAMIGWAGAERFAAGFTDPLDLPARPRWPLDDQAAPVRGAGVKA
- the rsmA gene encoding 16S rRNA (adenine(1518)-N(6)/adenine(1519)-N(6))-dimethyltransferase RsmA: MPDLPPLREVVARHGLSASKALGQNFLFDEQLLDRIAAIPGKLAGANVLEVGPGPGGLTRALLRAGANVTAIEMDKRCLPALAELGEAFPGQLKVIEGDALKVDPATLFDGPWHVVANLPYNVGTALFTGWLSGKDWPPAWQSLTLMFQLEVAERIVAGTDSDAFGRLAVLAQWRACPRIAMKVHRSAFTPPPKVMSAIVHVTPAAMPEGVVPRMLERVTEAAFGQRRKMLRQSLKGLPGALDALEKLGIDAQRRAETLTVADFVAIARVLSPPA
- a CDS encoding NAD(P)H-dependent glycerol-3-phosphate dehydrogenase — its product is MSGQETSSGPGIGVVGAGAWGTALAQMLASDGRAVRLWAREAALVETINTQHCNPVYLPSAQLAPTITATSDLAAMAALPVLLWVTPAQFLGPVMAGIGQFAGDLVLCAKGIEAGTGRLMGEVAAQAAPLAQIAVLSGPTFAHEVAAGLPTAVTLACSGGQAQWDRLAPAIARPTFRPYFSADVTGAEIGGAVKNVLAIACGVVEGLGLGQNARAALISRGFAEMQRFGLALGAQAETLSGLSGLGDLVLTCSSVSSRNFSLGKALGEGQSAAQALSGRATVAEGAFTAPVLADLARRKEIAMPLVEAVVTLIEGRAPARDVVASLLARPLRAEGPRT
- a CDS encoding lipopolysaccharide biosynthesis protein: MTVSSTATSTKAENADIAALAKGGRTNFLGFVIRLVARIPFLFIAGRLYGAENVGRFASATIAVELAAQLATLGQKRGLAQQLAKEEGHASSVVADALLLSVCVSALFVVLLWLVPVAMFPSGYYTGIERLLLPLAILPLALCEVALAALAYRFDVAATVRARAVVEPWTLSIAAGVFWLGGLWWKPFLNSGLILSYGLSTLAAMVTAFLALYKSYRLPRHWQPRPGELFRLAWHNLPLAGADAIEWGTRKLDLFILGTFAPAAAVGVYFVAQQIATLPQKLKTSFEPVLGPVITRNLRENNLGAIARQVSQVGFWIVAAQAGIALALGMPARGVIGVFGPNFVMGTGALAMLLAGEVVASPAVVSEAALIYMARMRNLWIGLAMLGLQGLLTVAFILLAREMGWGEAYETLGAATALTVSLGLTSVLKGRLLGRLLGHGVSTWRWALVWAAVPAVIVGILARYVPEWVELSFGVAAILGVYFLVIWRMGFGPEDRVLFSKQKKA
- the hemC gene encoding hydroxymethylbilane synthase encodes the protein MNTSPHTPAQTPGQHPVPQPDRPQPDRPLRLGTRRSPLAMAQAEETRARLCAAMGWSESAVELCPQVASGDRIQDRPLAEIGGKALWTKELDAALLHGEIDFAVHSMKDVETIRPEEIAIAAVLPRADVRDVLVGAASIAAIPQGARVGTSAPRRAAQMLHARPDVTVVSFRGNVATRLAKLQADEADVTLLAAAGLARLGETGVGHVLEAEDWLPAPAQGAIGIECLAGRADIRALLAMIDDAPTHAAIRAERALLLGLGGTCHSPIAVLTRAEGADLVLRAALFSPDGTLRIEDSARFAADDEAAPQALAHRLLEAAPEGIRAFFHGPQA
- the acpA gene encoding acid phosphatase; translation: MSDPTDPKAPALAGPALDRRSLLAGLAVAGAAAGVEASPAAARAAGESRAAIDDALRAKIDTVVVIYAENRSFNNLFADFPGLAQPLAKLPPERALQRDRDGRVLDRLPRVWEGMVPDRQVVEHTEFLITEADLPERPNAPYALATPAGDPLPHGVITRDLIHSFYNNQLQINGGRNDGFVAWGDSGALVMGYYGDGRANLRLWNVAREFTLCDAFFMGAFGGSFVNHQYLVAATPPFYPDADKSPAKDRVVKLDPAYSDPPRPLLRAGTKASAMDGPVRFVPDSLTPDHRAVNTMLPPYLPTYQADPDKPGMALVTSQTLPPQSHAHIGDRLDEAGVDWAWYAGGWAEAMAGRANSASFPSRPNFQPHHQPLNYFANLAPGTPARERRLRDGGLGETARTNHFLADAKAGKLPPVTFYKPQGDLNMHAGYSDVDAGDRHITGVIDVLRTSPQWDKMLVIITFDENGGWWDHVAPPKGDRWGPGTRIPALIVSPHAKKGHVDHTIYDTGSIARFLIRRFGLKTLPGLVERDKAMLAAGGPAPGDLTAALVL
- a CDS encoding uroporphyrinogen-III synthase is translated as MRPEPGNGQTLAAARALGIAAIGAPLFAVEPTDWTVPDPARFAGILAGSANLFRHGGPGLAPLQTLPVHAVGEQTAQAARAAGFAVASVGEGGLQSVASTLAPGRYLRLSGADPVALTLPEGIHVETVRLYAAKALPLSPAAQDVLRAPCVVALHSGEAVRHLAAECARLNLPRGAIRLACLAPRIAEIAGPGWETVEISAMRNDQPLLALARQMCKNP